The window CCTGCTCGAGGAGGACCAGGTCGAGACCGTCCGCGGCTACCTGCGGCAGGCGGAGGAGCGCGGCGTCACCGTCGTGCTGCCGAGCGACGTCGTCGCGGCCACGGCCTTCGCGGCCGACGCCGAGCACGACGTCTACCCGGTGGACGCCATCCCGGCCGACCGGCTCGGGCTCGACATCGGCCCCGACTCCGCCGCGACGTTCTCGGCCGCGCTCGCCGACTGCCGGACGGTCTTCTGGAACGGCCCGATGGGCGTGTTCGAGATGGAGCCGTACGCCGCGGGCACCAAGGCCATCGCCACCGCCCTGGCGGCGCTCGACGGCCTCGGTGCCCTCGGGGTCGTCGGCGGCGGCGACACCGCCGCCGCGGTCCGGGCGCTCGGCTTCTCCGACGACGACTTCGGCCACGTCTCCACCGGGGGCGGTGCGAGCCTCGAGTACCTCGAGGGCAAGGCCCTCCCCGGCCTGCAGGTCCTGGAGGACTGACCCCATGGCACCAGCCAGCCCGACCCGCACCCCGCTCATGGCGGGAAACTGGAAGATGAACCTCGACCACCTCGAGGCGACGCACCTCGCGCAGAAGCTCGCGTGGCTGCTGCGCGACGCGGGGCACGACCACGACGCCGTTGAGGTCGCGGTCCTGCCGCCGTTCACGGCGCTGCGCAGCGTGCAGACCCTCGTGGAGGCCGACGACCTGCCGCTGCGCCTCGGCGCGCAGGACGTCTCCGCCCACGACTCCGGTGCCCGCACCGGCGAGGTCGCCGGCGGCATGCTCGCGCGGCTCGGCTGCACGTACGTGTGCGTCGGCCACAGCGAGCGGCGCGAGTACCACGGCGAGGACGACGCCACCGTGGCCGCCAAGGCGCAGGCGGCGCACCGTCACGGGCTCGTCCCGGTCGTGTGCGTCGGTGAGCCGCTGGAGGTGCGGGAGGCCGAGGAGCACGTGTCGTACACCCTCGCCCAGCTCGACGGTTCCCTCGCCGGCCTCTCGGCGGAGCAGGTGGCGACGACGGTCGTCGCCTACGAGCCCGTCTGGGCCATCGGCACGGGCCGCACGTGCGACGCCGACGACGCGCAGGAGGTGTGCGGGGCGATCCGCGCACGCCTCGCGGAGGTGCACGGCGACGGCGTCGCCGAGCGCGTGCGCGTGCTCTACGGCGGCTCGGTGAAGCCGTCGAACGTCGCGGGGATCATGCAGCGCCCCGACATCGACGGCGCGCTCGTGGGCGGCGCCTCGCTCAAGGCGGAGGACTTCGCCGGTATCGCGAGGTACCGGGAGCACCCCACCGCGTGACGTATCCTCGCGTGCGGGGACCGGCACGCCGCCGGCCCCCGCGCGCGGGTGCGTGAGCGCCCGACCCCAGTCCGACAGCCCACCAGGTGGCGGCCCGCAGGCCGGCTGCCACGTACGACGGAGACCGACCCAGCCGTGACCACCGTCCTCACGACCGTGCTCCAGGTCCTCCTGGCCCTCACGAGCATCGTCCTCATCCTCCTGGTCCTGCTGCACAAGGGCCGGGGCGGCGGACTGTCGGACATGTTCGGCGGCGGCGCCTCGTCGAACATGGGCGGGCAGAGCATCGCCGAGAAGAACCTCGACCGGCTCACGATCTCGACGGGCCTGGTGTGGGTCGTCGTCATCGTGCTGCTCAACCTCCTCACGCGCTTCGACATCTAGGGCACCGCCCGGCACCGGCGGGCACGGGCCCGCGCGGTCGGGCGGCACGGGCCGTCCCACCGCACGACACAGCACGACCGAGCACCAGGGAGAGCACATGGCAGGCGGCAGCGCGATCCGCGGCAGCAGGGTCGGAGCCGGCCCGATGGGAGAGGCCGAGCGAGGCGAGGCGGCTCCCCGGGTCAACGTCACGTACTACTGCGCGAACGGGCACACCGTGCGGCCGTCCTTCGCCGAGGAGTCCGGCGAGGACGTGCCGGAGCAGTGGGACTGCCCGCGCTGCGGCTTCCCCGCCGGCCGTGACGCCGAGAACCCGCCGGCCCCGCCCAAGGTCGAGCCGTACAAGACCCACCTCGCGTACGTGAAGGAGCGGCGCAGCGACGCCGACGGCGCCGCGATCCTCGACGAGGCCCTCGCCAAGCTGCGCCAGCGCCGCATCATCGTCTGAGGCCCGCCGCCCCTTCCGACGCCCGCCGTCGCCGCGTCCCCGTCGGGGGACGCCGCGCGCTCGCCGGTACCACCGTGGCCGCCGCACCGTCCCACGACCCGGGTCCCGACCGCGGTCGTGGGACGCCGCGCACGCGGCTGGGCGGCTGGATCGCCGCACCGTCCCGCGACCGGGGCGTGGGTGCGGCGGCAGCGGGACCTACGGGCTGGCGGGACGGACCAGCGCGGGCGGCACCTGCGCGGCCGCGGCGCGGTCGAGCAGCCACAGCGTCCGCCGCGTGCCCTCGACCCCGGCGGCGGGCACCTGCCGCTCGCCGGCGCCGCGCAGCGCCATCGCCGCGGCGGGCGCCTTGTCCTCGCCACCGACCACGAACCACACCTCGTTCGCGGCGCGCAGCGCGCCGAAGGTGAGGCTCACGCGCTCCGGCGGCGGCTTCGGCGAGCCGCGCACGCCCGTCACGGTCCCGTCCGCCTGCAGGCCGGGGTGCTCGGGGAACAGCGAGGCGACGTGGCCGTCGGGGCCCATGCCGAGCAGCACGACGTCGAAGCGGGGGACCGCGACGCCGTCGCCGGGACGGCGGTGGCGGGCCAGCTCGGCGGCGTACTCCTCGGCGGCGCGCTCCGGGGTGCGCGTGCCGTCCGCGTCGTCCGGGACAGGGTGGACGAGCGCCGGGTCGACGTCGACGTGGTCGAGCAGGGCGTCGCGCGCCTGGGTCTCGTTGCGGTCCGGGTGACCGCTCGGCAGGTGCCGCTCGTCGCCCCACCACAGGTGCAGCCGCGACCAGTCGACGGCGGCGCGGGCCGGCGAGTCGCGCAGCAGCTCGAGCAGCCGGATGCCGAGCGAGCCGCCCGTGAGCACGACGTGCGGCACGGCGCCGGTCGACTGCACGTCGGTGACGGTCGTGACGAGACGGGCCGCCGCGGCGGCCGCGAGGGTCTCGGGGTCGCGGTGGACGACGACGAGCCGGGGGGCGCTCACGCGGCGCCCGCCCGACCGGCCGGCTCGGGGGAGCCGGTGAGCGACGTCACGACCTCGCCGTAGACGACGTCCGGGTCGAGACGCCGCAGCTCCTCCGCGAGGCACTCCGACAGGCTCCGGCGGGCCAGGCCCAGCCGGTGGTCGGGCTCGCCGGGCTGGCTGAGCACCGCCGTCGTGCCCTCGGGGCGCTCCAGCCGGATGGTGCCCGCCGACCGTTCGAGCTCGACCGCGCGCATGCCGTCGCCGGGCCCGCCCTCCGAGACGCGCTCGACGGGGCACTCCAGGCGCAGCCGCAGCCACGCCGCCACGAGGTCGCTCGACGGGCTGTCCGGGGCGCCCCGCACGACCGCGCGGTCCACGGGCTCGTCCGGCGGCAGGTCGAGGGCGGCGGCGAGGATGGCCCGCCACCGCGTCGTGCGGGTCCACGCCATGTCGGTGTCGCCCTCGTGGTGGTGCCGCGCGCGGGTGAGCAGCGCCTCGTGCGGGTCCTCGCACGCCGCGGAGTCGGTGATCCGGCGCTGCGCGAGCCGGCCGACGGGGTGCTCCGACAGGTCCTCCGGCGGCGTGCCCGGCCACCACGCGACGATCGGTGCGTCGGGCAGCAGCAGCGGGACCACGACGGAGGAGGCCTGGTCGGCGAGCTCGCCGCGCAGCCCGAGCACGACGACCTCACCGGCGCCGGCGTCGCCGCCGACGCGGATCTGCGCGTCCAGTCCGGTCTCCTCGCCGTCGTCGCCGCGCACGACGACGAGCACGCGGCTCGGGTGCTCCCGGCTCGCGTCCGTGGCCGCGCGGATCGCCTCCTCCGCGCGGTCGGCGTCGACGAGGACGAGCAGCGTGAGGACGCGGCCCAGCGCGACCGCGCCGGCGTCGGCGCGCAGGTCGACGAGGCGGCGGTTGATGGCCGAGGTGCTGGTCGCGGGTAGGTCGACGATCACGGCAGCCTCCACGTGCGCCCATCGCGGGCCATCATCTCGTCCGCCCCGGCGGGTCCCCAGCCGCCGGAGTCGTACTGCTCGGGCTGCCCGAGGGACTCCCAGTACTCCTCGATCGGGTCGAGGATGCGCCACGACAGCTCGACCTCGGCGTGCCGCGGGAACAGCGGCGGGTCACCGAGCATGACGTCGAGGATGAGGCGCTCGTAGGCCTCGGGGGAGGACTCGGTGAAGGCGTGCCCGTAGCCGAAGTCCATCGTGACGTCGCGGACCTCCATCGCGGTGCCCGGCACCTTGGAGCCGAACCGGAGGGTGACGCCCTCGTCGGGCTGCACCCGGATGACGATGGCGTTCTGGCCGAGGCCGCGGGCGGCGGTCGCCTCGAACGGCAGGTGCGGCGCCGCCTTGAAGACCACCGCGATCTCGGTGACGCGCCGGCCCAGCCGCTTGCCCGCCCGCAGGTAGAACGGCACGCCCGCCCAGCGCCGGGTGTCGACGTCGAGGCGGATGGCGGCGTAGGTCTCCGTCGTGGAGTCCGGCGAGATGCCGTCCTCCTCCAGGTAGCCGCGCACGCGGCTGCCGCCCTGCCAGCCGGCGGCGTACTGCCCGCGGGCGGTCGCGCTCGACAGGTCCGCAGGGAGCCGGACCGCCGAGAGCACCTTCTCCTTCTCGGTGCGCAGGTCCGAGGCGTCGAAGGAGACGGGCTCCTCCATCGCGGTGAGGGCGAACAGCTGCAGGAGGTGGTTCTGGATGACGTCGCGCGCCGCGCCGATGCCGTCGTAGTAGCCGGCGCGGCTGCCGATGCCGATGTCCTCGGCCATCGTGATCTGCACGTGGTCGACGTAGTTGGCGTTCCAGATCGGCTCGAAGAGCTGGTTGGCGAAGCGCAGCGCGAGGAGGTTCTGGACCGTCTCCTTGCCGAGGTAGTGGTCGATGCGGAAGACGGCGTCCGGCGGGAACACCTGCTCGACGACGTCGTTCAGCTCGCGGGCCGTGCGCAGGTCGCGGCCGAACGGCTTCTCCACGACGACCCGTCGCCAGGCGTCCTCCTCGCTGTCCGACAGGCCGCTGCGCGCGAGCTGCTTGACCACCACGGGGAAGGAGTCCGGCGGCACCGACAGGTAGAAGGCGTGGTTGCCGCGGGTGCCGCGGTCCTCGTCGAGCTCGCGGACGGTGCGGGCGAGCTCGTCGAAGGCGTCGTCGTCGTCGAAGGTGCCCTGCACGAAGCGCAGGCCCTCGGCGAGCTGCTGCCACACCTCCTCGACGAAGGGCGTGCGCGCGTTCTCCTTGACCGCGTCGTGGACGACCTTCGCGAAGTCCTGCCGGTCCCAGTCGCGCCGGGCGAAGCCGACGAGCGCGAAGCCGGGCGGCAGCAGGCCGCGCTGCATGAGGTCGTACACCGCGGGCATGAGCTTGCGCTTCGCGAGGTCGCCGGTGACGCCGAACATGATGAGGCCGCCCGGCCCGGCGATGCGGGACAGCCGACGGTCGCGCGGGTCGCGGAGCGGGTTCGTCATCTCGTGCCCACCCGTCACTGCCCGCGCAGCGCGGCCTCGACCGCGCCGAGCCCCGCCTCGTCGCCCACCCGCAGGGTGAGCACCGGGCGGTCGTGGTCGGCGAGCACCGCCGCGTCGCCGTCGGCCTGCGCGGCCTTCAGCCGACCGAGGGTGAAGTCGCGGCCGGGCACCGGCAGGTCCTCGGCGAGGTCGCCGACCACCTGCACGAAGACCCCGACGGGCGGACCGCCCTTGTGCAGCTGCCCGGTGGAGTGCAGGAAGCGCGGCCCCCACCCGAAGGTGACCGGCCGGCCCGTACGGGCCGCGAGCGCGTCCCGGACCCCGGCGAGCGGGGCGTGGGCGAGCCGGTCGAGGTAGACCATGACCGCGACGTAGCCGCGCGGGCCGAGGTGGTCGAGCGCCGCCTCGACGGCGTCCTCGAGCGAGCCGGTCGCGGCGTCGGGGACCGTGCCCGGGTCGGCGACCACGTCGACGCCGGAGACGGTCGCGCGCGCCTCCCGCGGCTCGGGGGTCTGCTCGAGCAGGCCGCGCGCGGCCTGCTTGGCGCTCTCGACGTCGGGCTGGTCGAAGGGGTTGATGCCGAGCAGGAACCCGGCGGCGGCCGTCGCGTGCTCCCAGACGAGCATCTGCGCGCCGAGCGGGCCGACGACCGTGACGGCGTCCGAGCCGGCGCCGGCGTCGGCGGCAGGGCTGCCGGGCGCGGCGCAGCGGACCACGACGGCGTCGGGCAGGCCGGCGGTGACCTCCGGCGAGGCGGGCCCGACGACGACGGGCAGCAGCCCGACGCCCTGCTTGCCGGTCGACTCCGCGACGAGCTGCTCCGTCCAGTCGCCGAGGCCGGGCAGGCCCGAGCCCGGGTCGTCGACGAGCACGAGCGTGGCGCGCGTGCCCTCGCCGTCCGCGGCCGGCTCGGCGGCGACGACCGCCGCCAGGCGCAGCGCGGGGTTGTCGGCGTCGTCGCGGGCGCACGCGTCGGCCACCGAGGCGGCCTCGTCGAGGAGCCGGTCGACGTCGGCGCCCGCGAGCCCCGACGGCACGAGGCCGAAGGCGGTGAGCGCGCTGTAGCGCCCGCCCACCTCGGGGTCGGCGAGGAAGACCGCGCGGTAGCCGGCGTCGCGGGCCGTCTGCTCCAGCGGCGAGCCGGGGTCGGTGACGACGACGACGCGACGGGCCGGGTCGATGCCGGCCGCCTCGAACGCCTCGACGAACACCCGGCGCTGGCTGTCGGTCTCGACCGTGCCGCCGGACTTGCTCGACACGACGAGCACCGTCCGCTCGAGCTCGACCAGCGCGTCGCGCACCTGGCCGGGGTCGGTGGCGTCGAGGGTGACGAGCGGGACGTCGTGCGCGGCGCAGATCACCTCGGGGGCCAGCGAGGAGCCGCCCATGCCCGCGAGCACGACGCGGTCCACGCCCTCGGCGTGCAGCTCCGCGCGGAGCGCGGCCACCTGCGCGGGCAGGTCGCGCGACGTCTCGTGCAGCCGCGTCCAGCCGAGCCGCTTCGCGGCCTCCTCGCGGGCGTCGGGACCCCACACGTCCGCGTCGCCCGCGCTCGTGCGGGAGGCGACCCGCGCCTCGAGCAGCCGCGCGAGCGCAGCGTCCCGGCCGCGCGACAGCGCGTCGGGGACGCCCACCGCGACCGCCCCGCCGACGGGCCCGCCAGGTGCCTGGCTCACGCGTGCTCCTCCTGGTGGCCGGAGCCACGGACCTCGTCCATCGCCTGCTCGACGGTCTCCAGCAGCTCCGTCCACGACGCCTCGAACTTCGCGACCCCGTCCTTCTCCAGCGCGGTCACGACGTCGAGGTAGCCGATGCCGAGCCGCTCCACGCCGTCGAGGACGCGGGCGGCCTCGTCGTAGGTGTCACGGACGGTGTCGCCCGCCACCTCGGCGTGGTCCTCCGTCGCGGCGAACGTCGAGCCGGGCATCGTGTTGACGGTCTGCGGGGCCACGAGGTCCACGACGTACTTCGTGTCGGGGTACGACGGGTCCTTGACGCCGGTCGAGGCCCACAGCGGGCGCTGCGGGGAGGCGCCCGCGGCCTCGAGGTCGCGCCAGCGCGTGCTCGCCAGGGCCTCCTCGAACGCCTGGTACGCGAGGCGGGCGTTGGCGACGGCGGCCTGGCCGCGCAGCGCCTTCGCCGCCTCGTCGTCGTGCTCGTCGAGGCGCTTGTCGACCGCGGCGTCCACGCGGCTGACGAAGAAGGACGCGACGGAGTGGATGCCGCTGACGTCGACGCCCGCCTCCTGCGCGCGCTCCAGGCCGTCGAGCCACGCGTTGAGCACGGCGCGGTAGCGGTCGAGGCTGAAGATGAGGGTGACGTTGACGCTGATCCCCGCGGCGAGGACGGCGGTGACGGCCGGCAGGCCCTCGACCGTCGCCGGGATCTTGATCATGAGGTTGGGCCGGTCGACCGTCGCGGCGAGGGCCTTCGCCTGCTCGATGGTGGCGGCCGTGTCGTGCGCGAGGCGCGGGTCGACCTCGAGGCTGACCCGGCCGTCGCGCCCGTCCGTGGCCGTGTACACGTCGGCGAGGACGTCGCACGCCTCGCGCACGTCGGTGGTCGTGAGGGCGGTGACGGCCTCCTCGACCGACGCGCCCTGCCCGACGAGCTCGCGCACCTGCTCCTCGTAGGCGGTGCCCTTGGCCAGCGCCGAGGCGAAGATGGTCGGGTTGCTCGTGACGCCGACGACGCCGCGCCCGACGAGACCCGCGAGGTCGCCGCTGCGGACGAGGTCACGGGACAGGTCGTCGAGCCAGACCGACACGCCGTGGCGGCTGAGTGCGGCCACGGGCTCGGCGACGGTGGGGGGAGTGCTGCTCACGGTGGTCCTCCTCGGTTCGGGCTGGCGGTGCGTCGACGTGCGACCCCGGGGCGGCGCGGGCGCCGCCCCGGGGTGTGCTCAGCTGCCGCGCACCTCCGCGCGGGCGGCGGCGATGCTGTCGTGGGCGGCCTCGGCGACCGCCTCGGGGGTGAAGCCGAACTCGCGGAACAGCGTCTCGGCGTCGGCCGAGGCGCCGAAGTGCTCGAGCGACACGCAGCGGCCCGCGTCGCCGACGAGGCCCTGCCAGGGCATGGAGATGCCGGCCTCGACCGAGACGCGCGCCCGGACGGCGGGTGGCAGGACCGACTCCCGGTACGACGCGTCCTCCTGGGCGAACCACTCCATGCTCGGCACGCTCACCACGCGGGCGCGCACGTCCTGCCCGGCGAGCAGCTCCTGCGCGTCGAGCGCGACCTGCACCTCCGAGCCCGTGGCCAGCAGCAGCACGTCGGGCAGCGCGCCGTCGGCGAGGCCGGCCGCCTCGCGCAGCACGTAGGCGCCGCGGGCGGTGCCGTCGGCGCTGCCGGTCCCGTCGGTCCGGTCCAGCACGGGCAGGCCCTGCCGGGACAGCGCGAGCCCGACGGGCTTGGCCCGCTCGAGCACCGACCGCCACGCGACGGCGGTCTCGTTCGCGTCGGCCGGCCGGACCACGCTGAGCCCCGGGACCGCCCGCAGCGCGGCGAGGTGCTCCACGGGCTGGTGCGTGGGGCCGTCCTCGCCGAGGCCGATGGAGTCGTGCGTCCAGACGAACGTCACGGGCAGGCCCATGAGCGCGGCGAGCCGGACGGCGGGGCGCATGTAGTCGCTGAAGACGAGGAAGGTGCCGCCGTACGGCCGCGTGCCGCCGTGCAGCGCGATGCCGTTGAGGATCGCGCCCATCGCGTGCTCGCGGATGCCGAAGTGGAGCGTGCGGCCGTACTCGTCGCCGGGGAACTTCTTCGTGCCGCGGTGGGACGGCACGAAGCTCGGCTCGCCCTCCATGGTCGTGTTGTTGCTGCCGGCGAGGTCGGCCGATCCGCCCCACAGCTCGGGCAGGACGTCGGCGAGGGCCGTGAGCACGTCGCCGGAGGCGGCGCGGGTCGCGACCTTCTTCCCGGGCTCGAACGAGGGGACCGAGTCGGCCCAGCCCTCGGGCAGCTGCCGGCCCGACATGCGGTCCAGCAGCGCCGCGCGCTCGGGGTTCGCCTGCCGCCACGCCGTGAACCGCTCGCTCCACGCGGCGTGGAGGTCGGCGCCGCGCTGCTTGACCGCGCGGGCGTGGGCGAGGACGTCGTCGGCGACGGCGAAGGTCGCGTCGGGGTCCATGCCGAGCAGCTCCTTGACCGCACGGACCTCGTCGTCGCCGAGCGCGGACCCGTGCGACTTGCCGGTGTCCTGCAGGTTGGGCGCGGGCCAGGCGATGACGGTGCGGAGCACGACGAGCGACGGGCGCGGGTCGGCCTTGGCGGCCTGCAGCGCGCGGTACAGCTCGGGCACGTCCTCGGTGTAGCCGGCCTCGGACTCCCGGCTGCCCCGCCAGTCGACCGTCTGCACGTGCCAGCCGTAGGCCTCGTAGCGCGCCGCGGTGTCCTCGGACATCGCGATGTCGGTGTCGTCCTCGATGGAGATCTCGTTCTGGTCGTAGATGACGACGAGGTTGCTGAGCTCCTGGTGCCCGGCGAAGCTCGACGCCTCCGACGTGACGCCCTCCTGGATGTCGCCGTCGGAGGCGATGACGAAGATCGAGTGGTCGAACGGCGACTGCCCCCGGGGTGCGTCGGGGTCCAGCAGGCCGCGCTCACGGCGGGCCGCGACCGCCATGCCGACCGCGGTGGCGAGGCCCTGGCCGAGCGGGCCGGTGGTCGTCTCGACCCCGGCGGTGTGGCGGTACTCGGGGTGACCGGGGGTCTTCGAGCCCCACGTCCGCAGCGCGCGGAGGTCGTCGAGCTCCAGGCCGTAGCCGGACAGGTACAGCTGGACGTACTGCGTGAGGCTGGAGTGCCCGGCGCTCAGCACGAAGCGGTCGCGGCCGGTCCACGCCGGGTCGGCGGGGTCGTGCTCCATGACGCGCTGGTACAGGAGGTAGGCGAGCGGGGCCAGGCTCATCGCGGTGCCCGGGTGGCCGTTGCCCACCTTCTGCACCGCGTCGGCGGCGAGGACGCGGGCGGTGTCGACCGCCCGGTCGTCGAGCTCGTCCCACTGCAGCCGGTCGGTGTCGGAAGTGGCGGACACGGGGGTGCTGCTGCTGTCGCTCACGGCGTGCTCCGTCCGGGTCGCATGACCCCTCGTTGTCTCCGACGACGGTCGCGCCGCCGGGCTCTCGGTGCTGGCGTGCGGGGGCCGCGCGGTCCGTGGGCATCGGGGCCGCGTCGGCCGGCGTGGCAACCCTAGTGACCGGGCACCGGGGTGGCCCACGGGGTCCGTACCCCGGTACCGGCCGAGGCAACCTCCTGCGGCGGATCGGGCCGCCGGCAGCGGGCGGTCCCGCCGGCGGCTCGGGCCGGCGGGCTCAGAAGAGGAAGGGGTCGACCGCGACGGCGAGGAAGACGACCGACAGGTACGTGATGGACAGGTGGAACACCTGCATGGGGCGCACCGCCTGCCCCACGGCCGTGCTCCGGCGCAGCTGGGCGGCGAGGCGCAGCACCGAGGCGCCGAACACGGCCCCGGCCGCGACGGCGGTGACGGTGTAGACGGCGCCCATGCCCGCGACGGGGACGAGCAGCAGGCTGCACGCGACCATCGCGACGGTGTGGGCGACGGTCTGCCACGCGAGCGAGCGCGGGGAGCCGACCACGGGCAGCATCGGGACGTCCGCGCGCGCGTAGTCCTCGCGGTAGCGGATGGACAGCGGCCAGTAGTGCGGCGGCGTCCAGAAGAAGATGATCCCGGCGAGCACGAGCGGCGCCCACGCGAGCGAGCCCGTGACGGCCGCCCAGCCGATGAGCACGGGCATGAAGCCCGCGGCCCCGCCCCACACGATGTTCTGCGACGTGCGCCGCTTGAGCAGCAGCGTGTAGACGACGGCGTAGAACAGCACGGCCGCGACGGCCAGCCCGGCCGCGAGAGGGGTCGCCCCTAGCCACAGCACGGCGACGCTGAGCGCGCCGAGGACGACGCCGAAGACGGACGCGGCGCGCGGTGAGATCTCGCCCGTCACGATCGGGCGGCCGCGGGTGCGGACCATGACGGCGTCGATGTCGCGGTCGGCGACCTGGTTGAGGGTGTTCGCGCTGCCCGCGGCGAGGCTGCCGCCGACGAGGGTCGCGAGCAGCACCCGCCAGTCCGGCAGGCCACCCGCCGCGAGGACCATCGTCGGGACGGTCGTGACGAGCAGCAGCTCGATGATCCTCGGCTTGGTGAGGGCGAGGTAGGCCGCGGCCCGGCTGCGGCGCGGTGCGTCGGCGGCGGGCGGGCCGGCCGGCTCCGCGTTCATGGCCTCGTCGACGGGCCGGCTCGCGGGCCGGGTGGTGGGGTCGGGCAGGGCGGCGTCCGTGCGGGCCGTCACGAGCCGACCAGCTCACGGGCGTCGTCGCGCGCGGCGGGCACGGGCGCCGGGCCGGCCGCCGTCCTGGACCGCAGCCCCACGACGAGGACGGCGAGCGCGACCACGAGCAGGCAGGCCCCGAGCATGTGCAGGCTCACGAGGGCCCGCGGCAGGCCGAGCGCGTACTGCAGCCAGCCGAGCCCGCCCTGCGCGAGCGTGACCCCGAGGAGCACCCAGGCGCGGGTGAGGAGCGCGCGGCGGGCGCCGACGGCGTGCAGGCCGGCGAGCAGACCCACGAGCAGCCCCACGAACAGCACGACGGACTCCGCGTGAAGGACCGACACCGTCCGGAAGTCGAGGTCGAAGCGGATGGGCACCTCGGCGTCGCCGGAGTGCGGGCCCGTCCCGGTCACGACGGTGCCGAGCACGACCGTCGCGGCGCCGGCCGCGACGAGCAGGGCGGTGAGCACGTGCAGCGCGCGCGGCACGAGCGGGCGGCGCGGGCCGTCCGGCTCGTGCAGGCGCAGCAGCAGCACGGTGCTCACTGCCACGAGCACGCCCGAGACGAGGAAGTGCGCCGCGACGGTGGCCGGGTGCAGACCGGTGAGGACCGTGATGCCGCCGAGCACCGCCTGGAACGCCGTCCCGGCGAGCACGGCGGCGCCGTAGCCCCACAGCCTGCGGCGGAACACGAGGAGCAGCACGAGGACGGCGAGGGCCGCCACGCCGAGGACGCCGGTGAGCAGCCGGTTGCCGAACTCGATGTACGGGCGCAGGCCCAGCGCCTGCTCCTCCAGCGGGACGATCGAGCCCGGCACGCACTCCGGCCACGTCGGGCAGCCGAGGCCCGAGCCGGTGAGGCGCACGAGGCCGCCCGTCACGACGATGCCGACCTGGCACACGAGGTTGACGACCACCACGGCGGTGACGGCGCGGGGGACGCGCCGGCGGGCGGTGGGCATGCGGCCAGGATAGGCGGCCGCGGCGCCCCTCCCCGAACCGGGGCGGGCGCGTCGTCAGAGCTCGAGCGTGCCCCGCACGAGGCTCGCCCCGGAGTGCGTGGGGACGCCGTCCGGCGGCTCGCTCGACACGTCGACGAGGCTGAAGCGGCCGACGTCGAGCCCCGGCGGCACGAACAGGTCGGCGGTCGCGGACCCGGCCGTCGCCAGCGGCACCGGCCCGAGCGACACCATGGCGCCGGAGTCGGCGTCGATGAGCCACGCCTCGAGGAAGTCCTGGCCCGTGTCGGGCAGCCCGTCCAGCTGCACCTGCAGGAGCGTCCGCTCGCCCAGGCCCGCGCCGTCGTCGACCGCGGGCGCCGCCGCGGCGACGAGGACGGCGGAGCCGTTCGCCCCCGTGCCCTCGCCCGACCCGAACTCGACGAGGTCGGCGGCCGCGAGCTGGGCGGTCTCGGGCTCGGGGTCGCCCCCCGGCAGGCCGGTGACGAGCAGGGTGCCCGCCGCGCCCACGACGAGCCCGGCCGCCGCGACGGCGAGCAGGCCCCACCCGGGCCGCCGCGACCGGGCGGCCGCGAGGTCCGCCACGTCGGCGGGGCCCTCGAGCAGGCCGGCGGGCGCGGGTACGCGCGCCGACGC of the Aquipuribacter sp. SD81 genome contains:
- the tal gene encoding transaldolase, with translation MSSTPPTVAEPVAALSRHGVSVWLDDLSRDLVRSGDLAGLVGRGVVGVTSNPTIFASALAKGTAYEEQVRELVGQGASVEEAVTALTTTDVREACDVLADVYTATDGRDGRVSLEVDPRLAHDTAATIEQAKALAATVDRPNLMIKIPATVEGLPAVTAVLAAGISVNVTLIFSLDRYRAVLNAWLDGLERAQEAGVDVSGIHSVASFFVSRVDAAVDKRLDEHDDEAAKALRGQAAVANARLAYQAFEEALASTRWRDLEAAGASPQRPLWASTGVKDPSYPDTKYVVDLVAPQTVNTMPGSTFAATEDHAEVAGDTVRDTYDEAARVLDGVERLGIGYLDVVTALEKDGVAKFEASWTELLETVEQAMDEVRGSGHQEEHA
- the tkt gene encoding transketolase, whose translation is MSDSSSTPVSATSDTDRLQWDELDDRAVDTARVLAADAVQKVGNGHPGTAMSLAPLAYLLYQRVMEHDPADPAWTGRDRFVLSAGHSSLTQYVQLYLSGYGLELDDLRALRTWGSKTPGHPEYRHTAGVETTTGPLGQGLATAVGMAVAARRERGLLDPDAPRGQSPFDHSIFVIASDGDIQEGVTSEASSFAGHQELSNLVVIYDQNEISIEDDTDIAMSEDTAARYEAYGWHVQTVDWRGSRESEAGYTEDVPELYRALQAAKADPRPSLVVLRTVIAWPAPNLQDTGKSHGSALGDDEVRAVKELLGMDPDATFAVADDVLAHARAVKQRGADLHAAWSERFTAWRQANPERAALLDRMSGRQLPEGWADSVPSFEPGKKVATRAASGDVLTALADVLPELWGGSADLAGSNNTTMEGEPSFVPSHRGTKKFPGDEYGRTLHFGIREHAMGAILNGIALHGGTRPYGGTFLVFSDYMRPAVRLAALMGLPVTFVWTHDSIGLGEDGPTHQPVEHLAALRAVPGLSVVRPADANETAVAWRSVLERAKPVGLALSRQGLPVLDRTDGTGSADGTARGAYVLREAAGLADGALPDVLLLATGSEVQVALDAQELLAGQDVRARVVSVPSMEWFAQEDASYRESVLPPAVRARVSVEAGISMPWQGLVGDAGRCVSLEHFGASADAETLFREFGFTPEAVAEAAHDSIAAARAEVRGS
- a CDS encoding heme o synthase; translation: MNAEPAGPPAADAPRRSRAAAYLALTKPRIIELLLVTTVPTMVLAAGGLPDWRVLLATLVGGSLAAGSANTLNQVADRDIDAVMVRTRGRPIVTGEISPRAASVFGVVLGALSVAVLWLGATPLAAGLAVAAVLFYAVVYTLLLKRRTSQNIVWGGAAGFMPVLIGWAAVTGSLAWAPLVLAGIIFFWTPPHYWPLSIRYREDYARADVPMLPVVGSPRSLAWQTVAHTVAMVACSLLLVPVAGMGAVYTVTAVAAGAVFGASVLRLAAQLRRSTAVGQAVRPMQVFHLSITYLSVVFLAVAVDPFLF
- a CDS encoding COX15/CtaA family protein, with the translated sequence MPTARRRVPRAVTAVVVVNLVCQVGIVVTGGLVRLTGSGLGCPTWPECVPGSIVPLEEQALGLRPYIEFGNRLLTGVLGVAALAVLVLLLVFRRRLWGYGAAVLAGTAFQAVLGGITVLTGLHPATVAAHFLVSGVLVAVSTVLLLRLHEPDGPRRPLVPRALHVLTALLVAAGAATVVLGTVVTGTGPHSGDAEVPIRFDLDFRTVSVLHAESVVLFVGLLVGLLAGLHAVGARRALLTRAWVLLGVTLAQGGLGWLQYALGLPRALVSLHMLGACLLVVALAVLVVGLRSRTAAGPAPVPAARDDARELVGS
- a CDS encoding anti-sigma factor; the protein is MRPHPDEGTLALHALGEPALTGEDVEHVRGCAECTRTVEELSRTVDVVRGPRARDLDAVEVPDRVWDGVAAGLGLSPDVRPASARVPAPAGLLEGPADVADLAAARSRRPGWGLLAVAAAGLVVGAAGTLLVTGLPGGDPEPETAQLAAADLVEFGSGEGTGANGSAVLVAAAAPAVDDGAGLGERTLLQVQLDGLPDTGQDFLEAWLIDADSGAMVSLGPVPLATAGSATADLFVPPGLDVGRFSLVDVSSEPPDGVPTHSGASLVRGTLEL